Proteins encoded within one genomic window of Arachis ipaensis cultivar K30076 chromosome B08, Araip1.1, whole genome shotgun sequence:
- the LOC107610360 gene encoding uncharacterized protein LOC107610360 has protein sequence MERWVSKRWAKKDVVRVMDLEENFFLVRFSNQEDYSHALFEGPWMIADHYLLIQRWRPLFIPQEVNIQKVAVWIRIPNLPAELYNKYFLWKVGKALGTMLKVDELTSIHSRALGKDFKLEYEGLHQICFKCGQYGHKVEDCHEIFGDLIKKVVAAAMEVDRSNQECGGGNPSKNGKEPLEQEDNLRVESSKEGNKEIDGSNQDPKDKKRNNLFPKEENPFGPWMLVKRNQRRYKPKMEDSHMEKKERFQSSRFQALEGINSEDYVEENQSNYYGKQEYYANSNKETKEGKEKSNQHPDLIPKNLGHQKNQQKSKAPPSQVKGRPIEISKKQQTIQSQPKQSNKIDLVNASSQVTDPSTSNARRVQNEKNKNDHSDYW, from the exons ATGGAGAGGTGGGTAAGCAAAAGATGGGCAAAGAAAGATGTGGTTAGAGTTATGGATTTGGAAGAAAATTTCTTCCTTGTCAGATTCTCTAACCAAGAAGATTACTCCCATGCTTTGTTTGAAGGGCCATGGATGATTGCAGATCACTACCTCTTGATCCAGAGATGGAGACCGCTATTTATACCACAAGAAGTTAATATCCAAAAGGTTGCTGTTTGGATTCGGATCCCTAATCTTCCGGCAGAACTCTATAACAAATATTTTCTCTGGAAAGTTGGGAAAGCTCTGGGTACCATGCTCAAAGTTGATGAACTCACCTCTATCCATTCTAGAG CTCTTGGCAAAGACTTCAAGCTTGAATACGAAGGTCTCCACCAGATTTGCTTTAAGTGTGGACAGTATGGCCATAAGGTAGAAGATTGTCATGAAATTTTTGGAGATCTAATTAAAAAAGTGGTAGCTGCTGCCATGGAGGTTGATCGGAGCAACCAGGAATGTGGTGGTGGTAACCCAAGCAAAAATGGAAAGGAGCCGTTAGAGCAGGAAGACAATCTCAGGGTAGAATCCTCAAAGGAGGGAAATAAGGAGATTGATGGGAGTAATCAAGATCCTAAAGACAAAAAACGCAATAATCTCTTCCCCAAAGAGGAAAATCCGTTTGGTCCTTGGATGTTAGTAAAAAGAAATCAAAGAAGATACAAGCCGAAGATGGAAGATTCTCATAtggagaaaaaggaaagatttcAGTCAAGCAGATTTCAAGCTTTAGAAGGAATTAATTCAGAAGATTACGTGGAGGAAAATCAGAGTAACTATTATGGGAAACAAGAATACTACGCCAATAGCAATAAAGAGACtaaagaaggaaaggaaaaatCCAACCAGCACCCAGATTTGATACCCAAAAATCTGGGCCACCAAAAAAATCAGCAAAAATCTAAGGCTCCCCCCTCACAAGTAAAAGGAAGGCCCATTGAAATCAGTAAGAAGCAACAGACCATTCAAAGTCAGCCCAAGCAATCAAACAAAATAGACCTTGTGAATGCTAGTTCACAGGTCACAGATCCTTCAACAAGTAATGCAAGGAGAGttcaaaatgagaaaaacaaaaatgaCCACAGTGATTATTGGTGA